The Candidatus Accumulibacter similis genome has a segment encoding these proteins:
- a CDS encoding YjbQ family protein, translating to MRETVTIATQRREQLLDITHEVAAVVARSGIRDGLVSLYAQGATCAIMIQENWDESVQTDVVNLLQRLIPRGVWLHDEQDGNGDAHLKAGLVGPSETIPLIDGRLGLSRWQNVFLCEFDGPRRERRVVCTVIADA from the coding sequence ATGCGCGAGACGGTGACCATCGCTACCCAGCGGCGTGAGCAACTGCTGGACATCACGCACGAGGTGGCAGCGGTGGTGGCGCGCAGTGGCATCCGCGACGGCCTGGTATCACTTTACGCACAGGGTGCGACCTGCGCCATCATGATTCAGGAGAACTGGGACGAAAGCGTCCAGACGGACGTGGTCAACCTGCTGCAGCGGCTGATTCCACGTGGCGTCTGGCTGCACGACGAGCAGGACGGCAATGGCGACGCCCATCTCAAGGCCGGGTTGGTCGGTCCGTCCGAAACGATACCGCTGATCGATGGCCGGCTCGGCCTGTCGCGCTGGCAGAACGTCTTCCTCTGCGAGTTCGACGGACCGCGTCGCGAGCGCCGCGTGGTGTGCACGGTGATTGCCGATGCTTGA